A window of Flavobacterium flavigenum contains these coding sequences:
- a CDS encoding M16 family metallopeptidase, whose product MKTKLILAYFLILGLSQVSAQFKTTFPLPKEVAHGTLRNGMQYFIMHNEWPKDRADFYFVQNVGAILENDDQDGLAHFLEHMAFNGTEHFKGKGIINMLEKQGVSFGKDINAYTAYDETVYNISNVPSGNKTLLDSCMYVLHDWSGSLLLANNEIDAERGVIREEWRTRRNADYRTGEKINKVVFEGSKYAKRNVIGDLNVINNFKYQVLRDYYKKWYQPQNQAVVIVGDIDVALIEKRVKEIFSSIPTPKKINKREYETIPVQKENRYVLATDKELQRSGISLSYNKSKPLVQDQAEMIKSMQENLALQMMNTRFNEYIINNETAGLAFGVSNDNLSRLDSKFSLIVNPKKGKFTEAFSEAYREFERAIQNGFTQTELDRLKTKMRTSYDNRLTNKDKIGNSYWAEQLQLYFLEANPVFSVEAEHEWINAFLDNVTLAEVNSAFKSLNPKDNLVLSVSAPEDAATKFPEANEYWNAIKTISNTKLEPYKEEELTASLVKEQLTEKPIVKTEDIKAFTNAKKYTLANGAKVIIYPTDLSKDQILFTAYSAGGNSLADWKDLPSAQIAASLATFSGLGDYKFTDLKKKLTGKTATVSPYIGGLYEGFNGTSNKESLTTLLQLTYLYFQHPRFDNSTFDKIKEQYENKLNNAPNSNDKALNDTISNLNTNYSKRNWLLTQDFINALDLNKAKKLYTERFSNAGDFTFLFIGNISEQDIPLINTYLGNIAANEKTEKYVDHKFFMKDGKVEKTIIRTMDTPKTTVYLHLENKDVVYNKKNKILSYMLSEWLKKRYLETIREEEGGSYGVQVGTSLSQTPSPLFSLEINFDCNPDKADALVKIIHAELARVQTENIPANMLEDIKQSILKNHQEQIKQNNYWLNVLTSYVRNNEEPQDTETLKNTLSTLTAKDLKDFIVSSLKKSNNVQVLMKAK is encoded by the coding sequence ATGAAAACAAAATTAATTCTGGCGTATTTCCTGATTCTGGGGCTATCTCAGGTTTCAGCGCAGTTTAAAACTACTTTTCCGCTGCCAAAAGAAGTTGCACACGGAACGCTTCGAAACGGAATGCAATATTTTATCATGCACAATGAATGGCCTAAAGACAGGGCTGATTTCTATTTTGTTCAAAACGTTGGAGCTATTCTGGAAAATGATGATCAGGATGGATTAGCACATTTCTTAGAACATATGGCTTTTAACGGAACTGAGCATTTTAAAGGAAAAGGAATCATCAATATGTTAGAAAAACAAGGTGTTTCTTTTGGAAAAGATATCAACGCTTACACGGCTTACGACGAAACGGTTTACAACATCAGCAATGTTCCTTCAGGAAACAAAACTTTATTAGATTCCTGCATGTACGTACTGCACGACTGGTCGGGTTCTCTCCTGCTTGCCAATAACGAAATTGATGCAGAAAGAGGTGTAATTCGTGAAGAATGGCGTACCAGAAGAAATGCAGATTACAGGACGGGAGAAAAAATTAATAAAGTTGTATTTGAAGGTTCAAAATATGCGAAACGAAATGTAATTGGAGATTTAAATGTGATCAATAATTTCAAGTATCAGGTATTAAGGGATTATTACAAAAAATGGTACCAGCCTCAAAATCAGGCTGTCGTAATAGTAGGAGATATTGACGTCGCTTTAATTGAAAAACGTGTTAAAGAGATTTTCAGTTCGATACCGACTCCAAAAAAAATCAATAAAAGAGAATACGAAACAATTCCGGTACAGAAAGAAAATCGTTACGTTTTGGCTACTGACAAAGAATTACAGCGTTCTGGAATTTCTCTTTCATACAACAAATCGAAACCTTTAGTTCAGGATCAGGCAGAAATGATCAAAAGCATGCAGGAAAATCTGGCACTGCAGATGATGAATACTCGTTTTAACGAATACATCATAAATAATGAAACAGCAGGTTTGGCATTTGGAGTTTCAAATGATAATCTTTCGAGATTAGACAGCAAATTTTCACTGATCGTTAATCCGAAAAAAGGAAAATTCACAGAAGCTTTTTCCGAAGCCTACAGAGAATTTGAAAGAGCTATTCAAAATGGGTTCACTCAGACGGAATTAGACCGTTTGAAAACTAAAATGCGCACCAGCTACGACAATCGTTTAACAAATAAAGATAAAATTGGGAACAGTTACTGGGCAGAACAATTACAGTTATATTTTTTAGAAGCCAATCCGGTTTTTTCTGTTGAAGCTGAACACGAATGGATTAATGCTTTCTTAGACAATGTTACTTTAGCTGAGGTAAATAGTGCTTTTAAATCGCTAAATCCAAAAGATAATTTAGTGTTATCGGTTTCTGCTCCGGAAGATGCAGCAACAAAATTCCCAGAAGCAAATGAATACTGGAATGCTATCAAAACTATTTCTAACACAAAATTAGAACCGTACAAAGAAGAAGAATTAACGGCTTCGCTGGTAAAAGAGCAATTGACAGAAAAACCAATTGTAAAAACAGAAGATATTAAGGCTTTCACGAATGCAAAAAAATACACTTTGGCAAACGGTGCAAAAGTGATTATTTATCCTACTGATTTGAGTAAAGATCAAATTTTGTTTACTGCTTACAGCGCTGGAGGAAATTCTCTGGCTGACTGGAAAGACCTTCCTTCGGCTCAAATTGCAGCCAGCCTGGCGACATTTTCTGGTTTAGGAGATTACAAATTTACCGATTTAAAAAAGAAACTAACGGGTAAAACTGCCACTGTGAGTCCGTATATTGGTGGTTTGTATGAAGGCTTTAACGGAACCAGTAACAAAGAATCGCTTACGACTTTGTTACAGCTTACTTACTTGTATTTCCAGCATCCGAGATTTGACAACAGTACTTTCGATAAAATAAAAGAACAGTATGAAAATAAATTGAATAATGCCCCAAACAGTAACGACAAGGCTTTAAATGATACGATTTCAAATTTAAATACTAATTACAGCAAACGTAACTGGCTATTAACACAAGATTTCATCAATGCACTCGATTTAAATAAAGCTAAAAAACTCTACACAGAACGTTTCTCAAATGCAGGAGATTTTACCTTTTTATTCATAGGAAACATTTCAGAGCAAGACATTCCTTTAATTAACACCTATTTAGGAAATATTGCGGCAAACGAAAAAACAGAAAAATATGTGGATCATAAATTTTTTATGAAAGACGGAAAAGTAGAAAAAACGATTATAAGAACGATGGATACGCCAAAAACTACGGTTTATCTTCATCTGGAAAATAAAGATGTTGTGTATAATAAAAAGAACAAAATCTTAAGTTATATGTTATCTGAATGGCTTAAAAAGCGTTATTTAGAAACTATCCGTGAAGAAGAAGGCGGTAGTTACGGGGTTCAGGTTGGAACCAGTTTGTCTCAGACTCCTTCTCCATTATTTTCTTTAGAAATTAATTTCGATTGTAACCCTGATAAAGCAGATGCTTTAGTGAAAATTATTCATGCCGAGCTTGCAAGAGTTCAGACTGAAAATATTCCTGCAAATATGCTGGAAGACATCAAGCAGTCTATTCTGAAAAATCATCAGGAACAAATCAAACAAAATAATTACTGGCTGAATGTTTTGACTTCTTATGTTCGAAATAACGAAGAACCTCAAGATACAGAAACTCTAAAAAATACTTTAAGCACCCTAACTGCAAAAGACCTCAAAGATTTCATCGTTAGCTCTTTAAAAAAATCTAACAATGTACAGGTACTTATGAAAGCAAAATAA
- a CDS encoding alpha/beta hydrolase family protein, producing MKKIFLLCTFALSVYSLFAQKKTVDESAYQSWERIDSKSLSYNGKWISYNTVFQDEGKENKKQVIVQQAPKGKRLVFDNTNDLKFIGKKDWIQYTKNDSTLLQNLKTGVKRLWKNKHSTNALEGTDFLYYTRPEAEKGPFFLQRLVCYNLESNDSIAVKNIKSSRFLKNNSFVYTQIDKDQISLKHGIPGGKQETIYSGKASEFGDFQLNDKENGGTFTLKGNNSADFNLVYYFNLNNNATKAVFNYDDIKLSDPGYSVSKTAYGLNENSRFITLSVNSNKRPENKQIAKKSGVEIWKSDQGTMERRQELLRNSKTLPSEQKFLYDIQNKKVIKVASTGEFDQVSISESGNYKGVFGIDKKPYTVEVDWTFNERNDIYWVDAETGKSTKVLTGVFGTPIWNSQGSFAVFYDEKEKVWTVFDSNSMQFKDISSQIPFPVSDDNVDMKSANTAYGIAGWLNNGNTVVLYDQFDMWAIDLTNQKKAYSITQQYGRNNKTELRYGEQGFIGNLDNRKSITLSGFDTKYKSTGVYKLVDANAVTKLFANSEYTVHIEAVSGDNSSVLFSKKSYTIFPDLWWGTENLKSQQRITDINPQQKDYAWGTAKLLTWKSFSGKENQGNLYLPENYDSKKTYPVIVHFYEKHTEAFNQYHLPELSTSNVDIPTFVSQGYIVFQPDVHYTYGDVGNSVYNDVISGVEYLISNGITEKGKIGIQGHSFGGYETSFLTTKTDLFSCAIVGSGVSNFTANYPVMRSNGISTMFKYEVDQYRMGSAMHENLDGYIKNSPIFSAKDIKTPILIFHNDNDRAVPYQEGQSLFFALRRLGKPALLLNYKKEGHTLEDAANKKDWTQKMQQYFDFYLKGASRPDWM from the coding sequence ATGAAAAAAATATTCTTACTATGTACATTCGCTTTGAGTGTATATAGTTTATTTGCACAGAAAAAAACAGTTGACGAATCGGCTTATCAGTCATGGGAGAGAATTGACAGTAAATCTTTATCCTATAATGGAAAGTGGATATCCTATAATACCGTATTTCAGGATGAAGGAAAAGAAAACAAAAAGCAGGTTATTGTTCAACAGGCTCCAAAAGGAAAACGTTTGGTTTTTGATAATACCAATGATCTGAAATTCATCGGAAAAAAAGACTGGATACAGTACACTAAAAACGATAGTACATTGCTTCAGAATTTAAAAACAGGAGTAAAAAGACTTTGGAAAAACAAGCATTCCACCAATGCTCTTGAAGGAACTGATTTCTTATATTATACTCGTCCAGAAGCTGAAAAAGGACCGTTTTTTTTGCAGCGTCTGGTTTGTTACAATTTAGAAAGCAATGACAGTATTGCTGTAAAGAACATCAAATCATCCCGCTTTTTGAAAAACAATTCATTTGTGTATACCCAGATTGACAAAGATCAGATATCGTTAAAACATGGAATCCCAGGCGGTAAACAAGAAACCATCTACAGCGGTAAAGCTTCTGAGTTTGGGGATTTTCAATTAAACGATAAAGAAAACGGCGGAACCTTTACCTTAAAAGGAAATAATAGTGCCGATTTTAATCTGGTTTATTATTTTAACCTGAATAATAACGCAACAAAAGCCGTATTCAATTATGATGACATTAAATTAAGTGACCCTGGCTATTCGGTTTCAAAAACAGCATACGGGTTGAATGAAAACAGTCGTTTTATCACATTATCAGTAAATTCTAATAAGCGTCCGGAAAATAAGCAGATAGCAAAAAAATCCGGAGTCGAAATCTGGAAATCAGATCAGGGCACTATGGAGCGCAGACAAGAATTGTTGCGAAACTCAAAAACACTTCCAAGCGAGCAGAAATTTCTATATGATATCCAAAACAAAAAAGTAATTAAAGTTGCATCAACTGGCGAATTTGATCAGGTCTCAATATCAGAATCCGGTAACTATAAAGGTGTTTTTGGTATAGATAAGAAACCTTATACTGTAGAAGTGGACTGGACTTTTAACGAACGTAATGATATTTACTGGGTTGATGCCGAAACAGGAAAATCTACAAAAGTACTGACAGGCGTTTTTGGAACTCCAATCTGGAACTCACAGGGAAGTTTTGCTGTTTTTTATGATGAAAAAGAAAAAGTATGGACGGTTTTTGACAGCAATTCTATGCAATTCAAAGATATTAGTTCTCAAATTCCTTTTCCAGTTTCAGATGATAACGTAGATATGAAATCGGCGAATACTGCTTACGGAATCGCAGGCTGGTTAAATAACGGAAACACAGTCGTTTTATACGATCAGTTTGATATGTGGGCCATTGACCTGACCAATCAAAAAAAGGCATATTCGATAACACAGCAGTATGGCAGAAATAACAAAACTGAACTGCGATATGGAGAACAAGGTTTTATTGGAAATTTAGACAACAGAAAATCCATTACTTTAAGTGGTTTCGATACAAAATATAAATCCACAGGTGTTTACAAATTAGTTGATGCGAACGCTGTTACCAAATTATTTGCTAATTCAGAATACACCGTACATATTGAAGCCGTTTCAGGAGATAATTCAAGTGTTTTATTTTCTAAAAAAAGCTATACTATTTTTCCGGATTTATGGTGGGGAACAGAAAATTTAAAATCACAGCAAAGAATTACCGACATTAATCCACAGCAGAAAGATTATGCGTGGGGAACTGCAAAATTGCTTACATGGAAAAGTTTTAGCGGAAAAGAAAACCAGGGAAACCTATACCTTCCGGAGAACTATGACAGCAAAAAAACATATCCTGTAATTGTTCATTTTTATGAAAAACATACCGAAGCATTTAATCAGTATCATCTACCTGAATTGAGTACTTCTAATGTTGATATTCCAACTTTCGTAAGTCAGGGTTATATTGTTTTTCAGCCAGATGTGCATTACACTTATGGTGATGTTGGAAACAGCGTTTACAATGACGTCATCAGTGGCGTTGAATATTTAATTTCAAATGGCATTACCGAGAAAGGCAAAATTGGAATTCAGGGACATAGTTTTGGGGGTTATGAAACTTCTTTCTTAACTACAAAAACAGATTTGTTCAGCTGTGCAATTGTTGGCTCCGGAGTAAGCAACTTTACTGCCAATTATCCTGTGATGCGATCTAATGGTATTTCGACGATGTTTAAATACGAAGTCGATCAATATCGTATGGGAAGTGCAATGCACGAAAATCTGGACGGATACATCAAAAATTCGCCTATTTTTTCGGCTAAAGACATCAAAACCCCAATCCTTATTTTTCACAATGATAATGACCGAGCAGTGCCTTATCAGGAAGGACAATCTTTGTTTTTTGCGCTTCGCCGTTTAGGCAAACCGGCTTTATTGCTTAATTATAAAAAAGAAGGACATACTTTAGAAGATGCTGCCAATAAAAAAGACTGGACACAAAAAATGCAGCAGTATTTTGATTTCTATTTAAAAGGTGCTTCACGCCCGGACTGGATGTAA
- a CDS encoding TlpA family protein disulfide reductase, whose translation MLKKLNIKFLVLAFYALTSQITAQEVTSRLQGMVDIPIPGSTLNMTYDPKGGPLENVKNINGYAYVFNDYKWEIEDIKMKKNGAVYSADFTVPKNCAFMAFKFYGNAENGIVTDTGQDKGYMLVAFKEPKVKMPGADLAWATFRNKDFNSEFNSYFKDFSIDADATEYWLKKEVKDHPDRFPEFFDTYFKILKKQKPEKFDEIAPKLLADFSKNTKGMPEEVFVKLRSIYLSDLKNTAKADSLENVIQKQFPKSTYLRFKAYQVFSRIPDLTERNKAAEKFLAEFPYSDEVPAEQKYLYDNIAKTKFEYFFQAKDYKSILDLIPTMRFASLKDAYHQNVGKALYLKTVTPEVLETIAVPMITSMEQKINDMSYIQGIYWSPNQATENAKNQLNTELVIQIRMYDMLKKYKEVLETFEKLPFEMRYEKAGVNDIHVRALEALNKPIIEVLKNAARRNTLSEGMTAKLKEAFLKQGKKETDFPAYLEQLKKENNSEEKIVLIDIPAPAIKVQGTNGKTKQLDLNSGKIIVIDFWATWCGPCKKAFPAMQQLVTNFKEDKQIEVYFISTQENHEGYKKAAVAYLKEKGLKIDTYFDLMPKGGVTNTESFSKYAKIFKSSGIPRKVVIKNGKIRFTSEGYSGNPGQLIDELTAVINALKNE comes from the coding sequence ATGCTAAAAAAATTAAATATCAAGTTTTTGGTACTAGCGTTTTACGCACTTACCTCACAAATTACGGCTCAGGAAGTTACATCCAGATTACAAGGAATGGTAGATATCCCTATTCCCGGATCAACTTTAAATATGACGTATGATCCAAAAGGAGGGCCTTTAGAAAACGTCAAAAATATCAACGGCTATGCTTATGTTTTCAATGATTACAAATGGGAAATCGAAGATATTAAAATGAAAAAAAATGGCGCTGTTTACAGCGCCGATTTTACAGTTCCAAAAAACTGCGCTTTTATGGCTTTCAAATTCTATGGTAATGCCGAAAATGGAATTGTTACCGATACCGGACAAGACAAAGGTTATATGCTGGTTGCTTTTAAGGAACCTAAAGTAAAAATGCCTGGTGCAGATTTAGCCTGGGCAACTTTTAGAAACAAAGACTTTAACTCAGAATTTAACAGCTATTTCAAAGATTTCTCTATTGATGCAGATGCGACTGAATATTGGTTAAAGAAAGAAGTTAAAGACCATCCGGACAGATTTCCTGAATTTTTTGATACCTATTTCAAAATCCTGAAAAAACAAAAACCTGAAAAATTTGACGAAATTGCGCCTAAACTTTTAGCAGATTTTTCAAAAAATACTAAAGGAATGCCAGAAGAAGTTTTTGTTAAACTTCGCAGTATTTATTTGTCTGATTTAAAAAACACGGCAAAAGCAGACTCTCTGGAAAATGTAATTCAGAAACAGTTTCCAAAAAGTACTTATTTGAGATTCAAAGCCTACCAGGTATTTAGCCGAATCCCTGATTTAACGGAGAGAAACAAAGCAGCAGAAAAGTTTTTAGCAGAATTTCCATACAGCGATGAAGTGCCGGCTGAACAGAAGTATCTGTATGATAATATTGCAAAAACTAAATTCGAATATTTTTTCCAGGCCAAAGATTACAAAAGTATTCTGGATTTAATTCCAACTATGAGATTTGCTTCATTGAAAGATGCTTACCATCAGAATGTAGGCAAAGCTTTGTATTTAAAAACCGTTACACCTGAGGTTTTAGAAACAATAGCTGTTCCTATGATCACATCAATGGAACAAAAAATAAATGATATGTCTTACATACAGGGAATTTACTGGTCACCAAATCAGGCAACTGAAAATGCAAAAAATCAACTGAATACCGAATTGGTCATCCAGATCCGTATGTATGATATGCTTAAAAAGTACAAAGAAGTTTTAGAAACATTCGAAAAACTGCCATTCGAAATGCGTTATGAAAAAGCAGGTGTCAATGACATTCATGTGAGAGCTTTAGAAGCATTAAATAAACCGATTATTGAGGTCTTAAAAAATGCAGCCAGAAGAAACACTTTATCAGAAGGAATGACTGCTAAACTGAAAGAAGCCTTTTTAAAACAAGGTAAAAAAGAAACTGATTTCCCTGCTTATTTAGAGCAATTGAAAAAAGAAAACAATTCTGAAGAAAAAATCGTTTTAATTGATATCCCTGCTCCTGCTATCAAAGTTCAGGGAACTAACGGAAAAACAAAACAATTAGATTTAAATAGCGGTAAAATTATCGTAATTGATTTTTGGGCAACCTGGTGCGGTCCTTGTAAAAAGGCTTTTCCGGCGATGCAGCAATTGGTTACCAACTTCAAAGAAGACAAACAGATTGAAGTGTACTTTATAAGCACACAGGAAAATCATGAAGGATACAAAAAAGCGGCTGTTGCTTATTTAAAAGAAAAAGGACTCAAAATAGATACTTACTTTGATTTAATGCCAAAAGGTGGTGTTACAAACACTGAATCTTTTTCGAAATATGCAAAAATTTTCAAATCAAGCGGTATCCCTAGAAAAGTAGTGATCAAAAATGGTAAAATTCGTTTTACTTCTGAAGGTTATTCCGGAAATCCGGGACAATTGATTGATGAACTTACAGCAGTGATCAACGCTTTGAAAAACGAATAA
- a CDS encoding RagB/SusD family nutrient uptake outer membrane protein encodes MKFLKFTLYILPALLLNSCRDYIEVEQVGNNRILKYTTDYRAIANAYSDISGSGGIYLLANADVEFPTTYQNLVNTIWANSYTWQEKIYDPSQGDSDYIGLYKAVYYSNVLLDGVMSSQKGTDAEKKEIYAEAFVHRAFAYLQLVNTYGPQFDPASANSEKAVPLLLKPELFSSLDRNTVQQVYDQIISDLKSALANDIQDTPPFNVLPSKKAVYALLARTYLYMGQYELSLENAEKALQMQNGLIDLKTFATGYSYPVLIQNPEVIFSKTLLLAYNRAPLSNDLLSSFGANDLRYDYYTIPGNIGVSPTYTGRGFGIATYSNTNGINVGVSVPEMYLIAAECYARAGQTQKAIDYLNILRAKRFKANSAYQISAATSTEALNLVLEERQKEFIGRGFRWFDQRRLNLDPLYQKTYSRVFKGVTYTLEPNSDGYVFPINQNYIDLNPELGK; translated from the coding sequence ATGAAATTTCTTAAGTTCACACTATATATCCTGCCTGCACTTCTGCTCAACTCTTGTAGAGATTATATTGAAGTAGAGCAAGTTGGAAACAACAGAATATTAAAATACACTACAGATTACAGAGCTATTGCTAATGCCTATAGCGACATTAGCGGTTCTGGAGGTATTTATTTATTAGCCAATGCCGATGTAGAATTTCCTACTACGTATCAAAATCTTGTAAATACAATTTGGGCCAATAGTTATACATGGCAGGAAAAAATCTACGATCCATCTCAGGGAGATTCAGACTATATAGGGTTATATAAAGCCGTTTATTATAGTAATGTTCTTCTGGATGGCGTTATGAGCAGCCAAAAAGGAACAGATGCCGAGAAAAAAGAAATCTATGCTGAAGCCTTTGTTCATAGAGCATTTGCTTATCTACAGCTAGTAAATACTTATGGCCCTCAGTTTGATCCGGCTTCTGCTAATTCAGAAAAAGCAGTTCCGTTGTTATTAAAACCTGAATTATTTTCTTCATTGGACAGAAATACAGTTCAACAAGTTTATGATCAAATCATTTCTGACTTAAAAAGTGCTTTGGCAAATGATATTCAGGATACACCTCCATTTAATGTGCTTCCATCTAAAAAAGCCGTCTATGCATTATTGGCAAGAACGTATCTATACATGGGCCAATATGAATTGAGTCTTGAAAATGCTGAAAAAGCTTTACAAATGCAGAATGGATTGATTGATTTAAAAACATTTGCCACTGGTTACAGTTATCCGGTTTTGATTCAGAATCCTGAAGTTATATTTTCTAAAACATTACTGCTGGCTTATAACAGAGCCCCTCTTTCTAATGATTTATTAAGCAGTTTTGGAGCTAATGATTTACGTTATGATTATTACACAATTCCCGGTAACATTGGTGTTTCTCCAACTTACACAGGAAGAGGTTTTGGAATTGCAACCTACAGCAATACAAACGGAATTAACGTAGGCGTTTCGGTCCCAGAGATGTATTTAATTGCTGCTGAATGTTATGCCAGAGCAGGACAAACTCAAAAAGCTATAGATTATCTTAATATTCTTAGGGCAAAAAGATTTAAAGCCAACTCCGCATATCAGATAAGTGCTGCAACAAGTACTGAAGCCCTAAACCTTGTTTTGGAAGAAAGACAAAAAGAGTTCATAGGAAGAGGCTTCCGTTGGTTTGACCAGAGAAGGTTAAACCTTGATCCGCTTTATCAAAAAACATATAGCAGGGTTTTTAAAGGAGTAACTTATACTTTAGAACCAAACAGCGATGGATATGTGTTCCCAATCAACCAAAATTACATCGATTTAAACCCAGAATTAGGCAAATAA